From Virgibacillus natechei, the proteins below share one genomic window:
- a CDS encoding MgtC/SapB family protein has product MQEALQHVFGDDFFTIMIRVLIALLLSGIIGFERGLNNHSAGFRTHILVGVGACLMMLFSFYGFEEFIEEYNNIRFDPARIPSYVISGIGFLGAGTIIVYGGTIRGLTTAASIWTVAGIGLVVGAGMYGAAIFTTFIILLSLVFLNNFEKLFTKGNSSNLIEIIALPDLQINEVISAFEKFDSVIKKVEITKSENNIRNIFVKIERKSNLDRVALVEEISKIEHVKNISEIK; this is encoded by the coding sequence ATGCAGGAAGCTCTTCAGCATGTATTTGGAGATGATTTTTTTACGATAATGATCCGCGTGCTAATTGCATTGCTTTTATCAGGGATAATTGGTTTTGAACGTGGATTGAATAATCATTCTGCTGGTTTTCGTACACATATTCTTGTGGGTGTCGGAGCTTGCTTAATGATGCTTTTTTCTTTTTATGGTTTCGAAGAATTTATAGAAGAATATAATAATATTCGATTTGATCCAGCAAGAATCCCATCTTATGTTATTAGTGGGATTGGCTTCCTTGGAGCAGGAACGATCATTGTATATGGAGGAACGATTCGCGGCTTAACTACTGCGGCTTCAATTTGGACAGTTGCTGGGATAGGATTGGTAGTAGGTGCAGGAATGTATGGAGCAGCTATATTTACAACATTTATAATTTTACTTAGTTTGGTTTTCCTGAATAACTTTGAAAAACTATTCACAAAAGGAAATTCTTCAAATTTAATTGAAATTATAGCTTTACCAGATCTACAGATAAATGAAGTTATCTCTGCATTTGAAAAGTTCGATTCGGTAATAAAAAAAGTAGAAATTACGAAGTCAGAAAATAATATAAGAAATATCTTTGTGAAAATTGAACGGAAATCTAATTTGGATAGAGTGGCTTTAGTTGAAGAAATCTCCAAAATTGAGCATGTTAAAAATATATCTGAGATAAAATAA
- a CDS encoding CtsR family transcriptional regulator: MSNISDVIEQYLKEILQSRGQNTIDIKRSEVADQFQCVPSQINYVINTRFTVEKGYIVESKRGGGGYIRIIRIIHQEKSELIDEIIEMINPTVTQQASIDVLDRLLEENLITEREAKIMLSGIDRNTLAFQLPLRDEVRARVLTAMLAQLKYLIK, translated from the coding sequence ATGAGTAATATTTCAGATGTGATTGAGCAATATTTAAAAGAGATTTTGCAATCAAGAGGACAAAATACCATCGATATAAAACGAAGTGAAGTTGCTGATCAGTTTCAGTGTGTCCCCTCGCAAATTAATTATGTGATTAACACCCGCTTTACTGTGGAAAAGGGATATATAGTAGAAAGTAAACGTGGTGGCGGTGGTTACATTCGAATCATACGAATTATACATCAAGAAAAGTCTGAACTTATTGATGAAATTATAGAGATGATTAACCCCACAGTTACACAACAAGCTTCAATTGATGTGCTGGATAGGCTTTTAGAAGAAAATTTAATCACTGAGCGGGAAGCAAAAATAATGTTGAGTGGAATTGATAGAAATACACTAGCGTTTCAGCTTCCTCTCCGGGATGAAGTACGTGCTCGTGTGTTAACAGCTATGCTTGCTCAGTTAAAATACTTAATCAAGTGA
- a CDS encoding UvrB/UvrC motif-containing protein: protein MECQECQQRPATFHFTQVINGDKKEVHVCEECAMEKGYMTSPEEGYSLHNLLAGLFNFDSAIMESKQSNAYKQENELKCSHCEMTLSQFKQLGKFGCAACYDTFSGRLDPIFRRVHSGNTQHYGKIPKRQGGNLHTKKQLESYRTELQKLIGEENFEEAAKVRDQIRALEQENGNTEAGDNS, encoded by the coding sequence ATGGAATGTCAAGAATGCCAACAGCGTCCGGCTACATTCCACTTTACTCAAGTGATAAATGGCGACAAAAAGGAAGTCCATGTTTGTGAAGAGTGTGCAATGGAAAAAGGATATATGACGTCCCCAGAAGAAGGGTATTCTCTTCATAATTTACTTGCAGGCTTGTTTAACTTTGATTCTGCAATTATGGAAAGCAAGCAAAGTAATGCTTATAAGCAAGAAAATGAGCTAAAATGTTCCCATTGTGAGATGACACTTTCGCAATTTAAACAATTAGGGAAATTTGGCTGCGCAGCTTGCTATGATACGTTTTCTGGGCGACTTGATCCAATATTTCGTCGTGTACATTCAGGGAATACACAACATTATGGAAAAATACCTAAACGTCAAGGTGGCAATTTGCATACAAAGAAACAACTGGAAAGTTATAGAACAGAATTACAAAAATTAATTGGAGAAGAAAACTTTGAAGAAGCCGCAAAGGTAAGGGATCAAATTAGAGCATTGGAACAAGAAAATGGCAATACGGAAGCAGGTGATAATTCATGA
- a CDS encoding protein arginine kinase, whose translation MTLKRFMNEAISPWMREEGPDSDIVLSSRIRLARNFSSVSYPIFADRVKLTEIRDFFKEEYEHRSFQDYEDFAFISIQDLSDVEKRVLVEKHLISPHLSKNEGAAATIISKNEQVSIMINEEDHIRLQLYFPGFQLSKALEKAFQLDDWLEEKVNYAFDETRGYLTSCPTNVGTGMRASVMMHLPALAMTKQINRMIPAINQLGLVVRGIYGEGSEAQGNIFQISNQITLGKSEEDIIGDLQSVVNQLIEHERNARSHIMKQSSTKLEDRIYRSYGVLDYSRVIGSNEAAICLSNVRLGIDLGLIKNVSRNILNELMILTQPGFLQQYAKATLSADERDKLRATLIRERLQLENR comes from the coding sequence ATGACATTAAAACGATTCATGAATGAAGCAATCAGTCCTTGGATGCGTGAGGAAGGCCCGGATAGCGATATTGTTTTAAGTAGTCGTATCAGACTTGCAAGAAACTTCTCAAGCGTTTCTTATCCTATTTTTGCTGATCGGGTAAAGTTAACGGAAATTCGTGATTTTTTCAAAGAGGAATATGAACATCGGTCTTTTCAGGATTATGAAGATTTTGCATTTATCTCTATTCAGGATTTATCAGATGTCGAAAAACGTGTATTAGTAGAAAAACATCTTATTAGCCCGCATTTATCAAAAAACGAGGGGGCTGCTGCAACCATCATTTCAAAAAATGAGCAGGTATCGATTATGATAAATGAAGAGGATCATATTCGTCTCCAGCTTTATTTTCCAGGTTTCCAATTATCTAAAGCATTGGAAAAAGCCTTTCAGTTGGATGATTGGCTGGAGGAAAAGGTTAACTATGCCTTTGATGAGACAAGAGGATATTTAACAAGTTGTCCAACAAATGTTGGTACGGGAATGCGCGCTTCTGTTATGATGCATCTTCCTGCGTTGGCAATGACAAAACAAATTAATCGAATGATACCAGCGATTAACCAGTTGGGGCTCGTCGTTCGAGGGATCTATGGAGAAGGCAGTGAAGCACAAGGGAATATCTTCCAAATATCGAATCAAATTACATTAGGGAAATCAGAAGAAGATATTATAGGTGACTTACAGAGCGTTGTTAACCAGTTAATTGAGCATGAAAGGAATGCAAGAAGTCATATAATGAAACAATCAAGTACGAAGTTAGAGGACCGCATTTATCGTTCCTATGGCGTGTTGGATTATAGCAGGGTTATTGGATCAAATGAAGCAGCAATATGCTTGTCAAATGTACGATTGGGAATTGATTTGGGTTTGATAAAAAATGTTTCTCGTAACATACTTAATGAATTAATGATTCTTACACAGCCAGGATTTTTGCAACAATATGCAAAGGCGACATTAAGCGCAGATGAACGTGATAAACTTAGGGCGACACTAATCCGCGAACGATTACAATTGGAGAACCGATAG
- the clpC gene encoding ATP-dependent protease ATP-binding subunit ClpC, whose product MMFGRFTERAQKVLALSQEEAVRLGHSNIGTEHVLLGLVGEGEGIAAKALESLGLEVSKIQEEVEKLIGVGKEPMKSIHYTPRAKKVVELSQDEARKLGHSYVGTEHILLGLIREGEGVAARVLNNLGVSLNKARQQVLQLLGSNESQGGRQGRNNQQSSANTPTLDSLARDLTVIAKEGSVDPVIGRGKEIERVIQILSRRTKNNPVLIGEPGVGKTAVAEGLAQQIIDNEVPETLRDKRVMTLDMGTVVAGTKYRGEFEDRLKKVMEEIRQAGNILLFIDELHTLIGAGGAEGAIDASNILKPSLARGDLQCIGATTLDEYRKYIEKDAALERRFQPIQVDEPTLEETVQILRGLRDRYEAHHRVTITDDAIEAAANLSHRYISDRFLPDKAIDLIDEAGSKVRLNSYTIPPNLKELEHKLGDVRKEKDASVQSQEFEKAASLRDNEQRLREELEETRKEWKEKQGQTDTEVTVEDIASVVSIWTGVPVSRLTKDESERLMNMEETLHNRVVGQEESVNAVARAIRRARAGLKDPKRPIGSFIFLGPTGVGKTELARALAETMFEDEEAMIRVDMSEYMEKHSTSRLVGSPPGYVGHEEGGQLTEKVRTKPYSVVLLDEIEKAHPDVFNILLQVLEDGRLTDSKGRVVDFRNTVLIMTSNVGASELRRNKYVGFNLGEEGSDYKDMKAKVTEEMKKAFRPEFLNRIDEMIVFHSLERKHMKRIVTLMIDQLKERLADQDIEFSLTDKSIEKIANEGFDPEYGARPLRRSIQHNIENLLSEELLKENITKGQKVKVGLNNKGEFTLL is encoded by the coding sequence ATGATGTTTGGACGTTTTACAGAAAGAGCACAAAAAGTATTAGCTTTATCACAAGAGGAAGCAGTAAGACTTGGACATAGCAATATTGGTACAGAACATGTTCTTTTGGGACTTGTGGGTGAAGGAGAAGGAATTGCTGCAAAAGCATTGGAGTCGTTAGGGCTAGAAGTTTCTAAAATTCAAGAAGAAGTAGAGAAGCTAATCGGTGTTGGAAAAGAACCAATGAAGTCGATTCACTATACACCAAGAGCGAAAAAAGTGGTGGAATTATCCCAGGATGAAGCAAGAAAACTTGGACACTCTTATGTTGGAACAGAGCACATTCTTTTAGGTCTGATCCGTGAGGGTGAAGGTGTTGCAGCTCGCGTACTAAACAACCTCGGTGTGAGCTTAAATAAGGCAAGACAGCAAGTGCTTCAGCTACTCGGGAGCAATGAGTCACAAGGCGGGAGACAAGGGCGTAATAATCAGCAGTCAAGTGCAAATACACCAACCTTGGATTCCTTAGCAAGAGATTTAACGGTAATTGCTAAAGAAGGAAGTGTCGATCCCGTTATTGGTCGAGGCAAAGAAATTGAACGCGTTATCCAAATATTAAGTCGCCGGACAAAAAATAACCCCGTATTAATTGGGGAGCCTGGTGTCGGTAAAACTGCTGTTGCAGAAGGTTTAGCACAGCAAATTATTGATAATGAAGTTCCTGAGACATTGCGTGATAAACGCGTAATGACACTTGATATGGGGACAGTGGTAGCAGGTACGAAATATCGTGGTGAATTTGAAGATCGATTGAAAAAGGTAATGGAAGAAATACGCCAAGCAGGCAACATTCTTCTATTTATTGATGAGCTGCATACACTCATTGGTGCAGGAGGAGCTGAAGGTGCGATTGATGCATCGAATATATTGAAACCTTCCCTCGCACGTGGCGACCTGCAATGTATTGGTGCAACGACACTAGATGAGTATCGTAAATATATTGAAAAGGATGCTGCACTGGAGCGTAGGTTCCAACCAATTCAAGTAGATGAACCAACATTAGAGGAAACAGTTCAAATTTTACGTGGTCTACGTGACCGTTATGAGGCACATCATCGTGTAACCATCACAGATGATGCGATTGAAGCTGCTGCAAACCTATCCCATCGTTATATTTCAGATCGCTTCCTGCCTGACAAAGCGATTGACTTAATTGATGAAGCGGGTTCAAAAGTTCGATTAAATTCATATACGATTCCACCTAATTTAAAAGAGTTGGAACATAAACTTGGTGACGTGCGCAAAGAAAAAGATGCATCCGTACAGAGCCAGGAGTTTGAAAAGGCAGCATCGTTACGTGATAACGAACAGCGTCTGCGTGAAGAATTGGAAGAAACCAGAAAGGAATGGAAGGAAAAACAAGGGCAAACAGACACAGAAGTAACGGTTGAAGATATTGCTAGTGTTGTTTCGATATGGACAGGAGTTCCGGTCTCAAGGCTGACGAAAGATGAAAGCGAACGCTTGATGAACATGGAAGAAACGCTGCATAATCGTGTTGTTGGCCAAGAAGAGAGTGTTAATGCGGTAGCTCGAGCTATTCGAAGAGCTCGTGCAGGCTTAAAAGATCCGAAACGTCCTATTGGCTCGTTTATATTCCTGGGACCTACAGGTGTTGGTAAAACGGAGCTGGCTCGAGCATTAGCGGAAACAATGTTTGAAGATGAGGAAGCGATGATCCGGGTTGACATGTCGGAATACATGGAGAAACATTCGACCTCTCGTTTAGTTGGCTCGCCTCCTGGCTATGTAGGCCATGAAGAAGGTGGTCAGTTAACAGAGAAAGTTCGAACAAAGCCATATTCTGTTGTTTTACTTGATGAAATAGAAAAGGCGCATCCAGATGTATTTAATATTTTATTACAAGTACTGGAGGATGGCCGTTTAACAGATTCAAAGGGACGTGTTGTTGATTTCCGTAATACGGTTCTCATTATGACTTCCAACGTTGGAGCTAGTGAATTAAGGCGTAATAAATATGTCGGATTTAACCTTGGCGAAGAAGGTTCGGATTACAAGGATATGAAAGCCAAAGTGACAGAAGAAATGAAAAAGGCATTCCGACCAGAGTTCTTAAACCGTATTGATGAAATGATTGTATTCCATTCACTGGAAAGAAAGCATATGAAGCGTATTGTCACATTAATGATTGACCAATTAAAAGAACGTTTAGCTGACCAAGATATCGAATTTTCGTTGACCGATAAATCGATAGAAAAAATTGCAAATGAAGGGTTTGACCCTGAATATGGCGCTCGACCATTGCGAAGGTCAATTCAGCATAACATTGAAAATCTATTGTCAGAGGAACTTCTCAAGGAAAACATTACAAAAGGTCAAAAAGTGAAGGTTGGTTTAAACAATAAAGGTGAATTCACTTTACTATAG
- the radA gene encoding DNA repair protein RadA: MAKRKTKYVCQECGYESAKWMGKCPSCNDWNTLIEEVEASSGRNQHTVSGGVKNASKPEKITAIESEKEPRMTTSMMEFNRVLGGGIVPGSLVLVGGDPGIGKSTLLLQISAQLADKNLSVLYISGEESTRQTKLRADRLGIKSDSLYVLAETNLFDITKQIDEIRPSFVVIDSIQTIFKEEVQSAPGSVPQVRESTNELMKIAKTNGIPIVIVGHVTKEGAIAGPRMLEHMVDAVLYFEGERHHMYRILRGVKNRFGSTNEMGIFEMKEEGLREVMNPSEIFLEERSQGAAGSTVVASMEGTRPVLVEIQALISPSSFGNPRRMATGVDASRVPLLMAVLEKRVGLMLQNQDAYIKVAGGVKLDEPAIDLAIAVSIASSFRDQATLPEDIFIGEVGLTGEIRRVSRFDQRVQEAAKLGFKRVICPKKNLDGWKIPKGIQVVGVDTVQEALDTGLAR, encoded by the coding sequence TTGGCAAAACGGAAAACGAAATATGTATGTCAGGAATGTGGATATGAATCAGCTAAATGGATGGGAAAATGTCCTTCCTGTAATGACTGGAATACATTAATTGAAGAAGTTGAAGCATCAAGTGGCAGAAATCAGCATACAGTAAGCGGGGGCGTAAAAAATGCTAGTAAACCAGAAAAAATAACTGCTATCGAATCGGAAAAAGAACCTCGGATGACAACCTCGATGATGGAATTTAACCGAGTGCTGGGTGGAGGAATTGTTCCTGGATCTTTAGTGTTGGTTGGTGGTGATCCTGGTATAGGTAAATCAACATTATTATTACAAATTTCCGCCCAATTAGCTGATAAAAACCTCTCTGTATTATACATATCAGGAGAGGAATCAACTCGCCAAACAAAGCTTCGTGCAGATCGATTAGGGATTAAATCTGATTCACTCTATGTTTTGGCTGAAACAAACTTATTTGATATCACGAAACAAATTGATGAAATAAGGCCATCTTTTGTTGTCATTGATTCGATTCAAACCATTTTTAAAGAGGAAGTACAAAGTGCTCCTGGAAGTGTACCTCAAGTACGAGAGAGTACAAATGAATTAATGAAAATAGCGAAAACGAACGGCATCCCAATCGTTATTGTTGGACATGTAACGAAAGAAGGTGCTATTGCAGGGCCGAGAATGCTCGAACATATGGTAGATGCAGTGCTTTATTTTGAAGGGGAAAGGCATCACATGTATCGAATTTTACGGGGGGTCAAAAACCGCTTCGGAAGTACCAACGAAATGGGTATATTTGAAATGAAAGAAGAAGGGCTTCGCGAGGTGATGAATCCTTCTGAAATATTCCTAGAGGAACGTTCTCAAGGGGCTGCTGGATCTACTGTTGTTGCTTCTATGGAGGGAACGAGGCCTGTTTTAGTTGAAATACAGGCATTAATTTCTCCGTCCAGCTTTGGAAATCCGCGTAGAATGGCTACAGGAGTTGATGCTAGCCGAGTACCTTTATTAATGGCGGTATTAGAAAAAAGAGTCGGTTTAATGCTGCAAAATCAAGATGCATATATTAAAGTTGCTGGTGGAGTGAAACTTGATGAACCCGCTATCGATCTGGCAATTGCTGTTAGTATTGCCTCCAGTTTCCGTGATCAAGCAACCTTACCAGAAGATATTTTTATTGGAGAAGTGGGGTTAACAGGTGAGATAAGGCGTGTTTCTCGTTTTGACCAGCGTGTTCAGGAAGCAGCAAAACTAGGTTTTAAACGTGTTATTTGTCCCAAAAAGAATTTGGATGGCTGGAAAATCCCAAAAGGTATTCAAGTTGTTGGTGTGGATACCGTTCAGGAAGCATTAGATACAGGTTTGGCAAGATAA
- a CDS encoding PIN/TRAM domain-containing protein yields the protein MLKNIVHLFFIILGGTMGYLYIPYLINLFDFTQASWLASAYLGMIVGAIIFFLISYWLAGYIVKSLKWVEDALIKVPAVDLFFGSVGLILGLVIAYFINMPLQDINIGIVSQVLPLFIMILLGYLGFQVGFRRREEFVNLLNVNKKEQKRRPLDADARESNQPKAKILDTSVIIDGRIADICQTNFLEGTIVIPQFVLGELQHIADSSDALKRNRGRRGLDVLNRIQKDLPVKVEIYEGDFEEIQEVDSKLIKLAKVIGGIVVTNDFNLNKVCDLQSVPVLNINDLANAVKPVVLPGEELEVQVIKDGKEHNQGIAYLDDGTMIVVEEGRNYIGKTIEVLITSVLQTSAGRMIFAKPKLLEKAQ from the coding sequence GTGCTGAAAAATATTGTTCATTTATTTTTTATTATTTTAGGTGGTACCATGGGGTATTTATATATACCATATTTGATTAATTTATTTGATTTTACGCAAGCAAGTTGGTTAGCATCGGCATATCTAGGCATGATAGTAGGTGCAATTATATTCTTTCTTATTTCCTACTGGCTCGCAGGTTATATCGTAAAATCATTAAAATGGGTAGAAGACGCGCTCATTAAAGTCCCTGCAGTAGATTTATTTTTTGGTAGTGTAGGGTTGATACTGGGGTTAGTTATTGCTTACTTTATTAATATGCCACTACAGGATATTAACATTGGAATTGTCTCACAAGTACTACCGCTCTTTATTATGATTTTATTAGGTTATCTTGGATTTCAAGTTGGGTTTAGACGTAGGGAGGAATTCGTCAACTTATTAAATGTGAATAAAAAAGAGCAAAAAAGAAGGCCGTTAGATGCCGATGCTCGTGAATCCAATCAACCAAAAGCAAAAATCCTTGATACAAGTGTTATTATTGATGGCCGGATAGCGGATATTTGTCAAACAAATTTCCTAGAAGGAACGATTGTGATCCCACAATTCGTTTTAGGGGAATTGCAGCATATCGCCGACTCTTCAGATGCATTAAAGCGAAACAGAGGACGCCGAGGATTAGATGTGCTGAATCGAATTCAAAAGGATTTGCCAGTTAAAGTAGAGATTTATGAAGGCGACTTTGAAGAAATACAGGAAGTTGACAGTAAGCTGATTAAATTAGCTAAAGTTATTGGTGGAATTGTTGTAACGAATGATTTTAATTTAAATAAAGTGTGTGATTTACAAAGTGTACCGGTATTAAATATTAATGATCTAGCAAATGCGGTTAAACCAGTCGTATTGCCAGGAGAAGAACTGGAAGTGCAAGTAATTAAGGATGGAAAAGAACATAATCAGGGAATTGCCTATTTAGATGATGGAACGATGATCGTCGTGGAGGAAGGAAGAAATTATATTGGAAAAACGATTGAAGTACTAATAACTAGTGTTCTACAAACCTCTGCTGGCAGAATGATTTTTGCAAAACCAAAATTACTTGAAAAAGCACAGTAA
- the gltX gene encoding glutamate--tRNA ligase: MTNEVRVRYAPSPTGNLHIGNARTALFNYLYAKHFGGKFIIRVEDTDDKRNVVGGEESQLKYLKWLGIDWEEGADVGGDYGPYRQTERLDIYNKYVEELLEKNLAYKCYMTEEELDAEREDQRAKGQVPKYAGAHSNLTPEQIAQFEEEGRQPSIRMRVPANQTYTFNDIVRANITFESSDFGDWVIVKKNGIPTYNFAVAIDDYLMKISHVLRGEEHISNTPKQMMVYDAFGWTPPKFGHMTLILNEDRKKLSKRDEHILQFIEQYHNLGYLPETLFNFITLLGWSPVGEEEIFDKSKLIEIFDPERLSTSAAIFDPQKLKWMSNEYIKASDLQTVIDLAMPYLIEAGRLSEDMDEDKRTWAENVIALYREQLRYGAEIVELTALFFNEAIHYDEGSMDVLEQEQVPEVLQVFTDKLIHLEDFTKDAIKAEIKATQKETGHRGKKLFMPIRVATTGQTHGPELPMAIELLGRNVVLTRLDKVLKQIGA, from the coding sequence ATGACAAATGAAGTTCGTGTACGTTATGCGCCAAGTCCAACAGGTAATCTACATATAGGGAATGCGCGTACGGCATTATTTAATTATTTATATGCAAAACATTTCGGTGGGAAATTTATTATTCGGGTTGAGGATACGGATGACAAACGAAATGTAGTTGGTGGAGAAGAAAGTCAGCTTAAGTATTTAAAATGGCTCGGTATTGATTGGGAAGAAGGAGCTGATGTTGGTGGAGACTATGGCCCGTATCGTCAGACAGAGCGACTTGATATATATAATAAATATGTAGAGGAATTGCTTGAGAAAAACCTAGCCTATAAATGTTACATGACAGAAGAAGAACTAGACGCTGAACGAGAAGACCAACGTGCAAAAGGACAAGTACCGAAATACGCAGGTGCGCATTCAAATTTAACACCGGAGCAGATTGCTCAATTTGAAGAAGAAGGTCGCCAGCCTAGTATTCGTATGCGTGTCCCTGCTAATCAAACGTATACGTTTAACGATATAGTGCGTGCTAACATTACGTTCGAATCAAGTGATTTTGGTGATTGGGTCATCGTGAAGAAAAATGGTATCCCAACGTATAACTTTGCGGTTGCGATTGATGATTATTTAATGAAGATATCACATGTTCTGCGTGGGGAAGAGCATATTTCTAACACACCGAAGCAAATGATGGTCTATGATGCATTTGGTTGGACTCCGCCAAAATTTGGTCATATGACGCTAATTTTAAATGAAGATCGCAAGAAATTGAGTAAGCGCGATGAGCATATCTTACAATTCATTGAGCAATATCATAATTTAGGGTATTTACCTGAAACATTATTTAATTTTATTACGTTACTTGGCTGGTCTCCAGTTGGCGAGGAAGAAATCTTCGATAAGAGCAAACTGATTGAAATTTTTGATCCAGAACGCTTATCTACATCGGCAGCTATTTTTGATCCTCAGAAATTAAAATGGATGAGCAATGAATATATTAAAGCATCAGACCTTCAAACAGTAATTGATTTAGCAATGCCATATCTGATTGAAGCTGGTAGATTGTCTGAAGATATGGATGAAGACAAGCGGACCTGGGCAGAAAATGTAATTGCTTTATACAGAGAGCAACTTCGTTATGGTGCGGAGATTGTCGAATTAACCGCGTTATTTTTCAATGAAGCGATTCATTATGACGAAGGCTCTATGGATGTTCTTGAGCAGGAGCAGGTACCTGAAGTGTTGCAGGTGTTCACAGATAAACTTATCCACTTGGAGGATTTCACGAAAGATGCTATAAAAGCAGAAATTAAAGCAACACAAAAAGAGACAGGTCATCGAGGGAAAAAGCTATTTATGCCTATTCGTGTTGCAACTACTGGGCAAACGCATGGACCGGAACTCCCTATGGCTATTGAGTTGTTAGGAAGAAATGTTGTTTTAACAAGGCTGGATAAAGTTTTAAAGCAAATTGGAGCTTAA
- the cysE gene encoding serine O-acetyltransferase, giving the protein MGIFKRMKEDMAVVFEQDPAARSNMEVLLTYSGLHAVWFHRLAHAFYKKNLFFIARVISQISRFFTGIEIHPGAKIGHSLFIDHGMGVVIGETCEIGNNVTIFQGVTLGGTGNEKGKRHPTIKDNALISTGAKVLGSLTVGESSKVGGGAVVVKDVPDHSTVVGVPGRVVVQNGEKVRKDLDHHKLPDPVADRCAELQKEIDELKIELATLKEGESPYADKSL; this is encoded by the coding sequence ATGGGGATATTCAAGCGGATGAAAGAAGATATGGCGGTTGTATTTGAACAGGATCCAGCAGCGCGGAGCAATATGGAGGTACTTTTGACTTATTCTGGTTTGCATGCCGTTTGGTTTCACCGGTTAGCCCACGCATTCTATAAAAAGAATTTATTTTTTATAGCAAGGGTTATCTCACAAATAAGTCGCTTTTTTACAGGAATAGAAATTCACCCAGGTGCGAAGATAGGCCATAGCCTTTTTATCGATCATGGAATGGGTGTTGTGATAGGAGAAACATGTGAAATTGGAAATAATGTAACTATCTTTCAAGGGGTTACATTAGGTGGTACAGGTAATGAAAAGGGAAAACGTCATCCAACCATTAAAGATAATGCACTTATTTCTACTGGAGCCAAAGTATTAGGTTCATTAACAGTTGGCGAAAGCTCTAAAGTAGGTGGTGGTGCTGTTGTTGTAAAGGATGTACCTGACCATTCCACCGTTGTAGGTGTACCAGGGAGAGTTGTCGTGCAAAATGGTGAGAAGGTACGAAAAGATCTGGATCACCATAAACTGCCGGATCCGGTCGCTGATAGATGTGCGGAATTGCAAAAGGAAATTGATGAATTAAAAATAGAATTAGCTACGTTGAAAGAAGGAGAATCTCCATATGCCGATAAAAGTTTATAA